The genome window GTTTTATGTAATTCGATTGTTTTTTGcattctctttttgttttgttgttaccCATGTTACACCCGCTGACGGCGTTGCCAGATCGCAACagatatttacataaatatgaGAGCATCtgttatgtatttatgtaacgGCCCATGTTTGCCTTTGCAATAGCGTTAATGTGTACTTAGGCATTTGTTTAACATTGTGCAAATTTATCGATGTATCGTTGCCAATTGCATGTAATGATGATTGGCAACACTTTCGGCAGAGCAGCTGTCGTCTttgctctgttgttgtttctgtttcgttCTGTTCTGACAGAAAAGCACGAAACACCGTacgaaagcaaaacaactGAAAATGATTGATTTTTCGTCGTGCGTCGGAAAAGTAAGCGACGActgagacgacgacgacgacaaaacAAGCTAGTGTGAAAAGTCAGCAGCGCCTGTAATTTTCAGTCTCACAATCGTCGCGCTAGTGAGCGGACGGAGCTGCTCTCGCAATCcgaaaaaagataaaaatatttattgggAAAAATTAAGCAGAAAATTATAGTGTAAACATTTAATGTCTTTTCTTTAAATCCAAGTTTCGAGTGTAATCTAAATTTAATGtgtaacaaaaagaaaacgtgCAGAATTCGTGTGTCTAAAAAATTTGTTGGCTTAAAAgtgtgaaatttaaaaaataaataagaatctTTGAAGTTCatctattttgtatttggttAAAATATGGATAAAAGTGCAAAAGCTGCTTAAAACTCTCGCAACGTCATTTACATAaaccaagaaaaaaagaaaaatatcgcTGCCTCTTCCTCTTGAGTGAAggaattttttgttgctgctgctgctgtgttgcagaaactgaagaagaaaaaagcaaaaaaaaataacagtgCCAATATACGTCACAGAATTGTGGCGAGAGTAGTGAGAGTGCGAGTGAGACGGCCGACCTGCACCCCCGGAAATGTAACGCACGCATACGAAcgcaaaacgaaacgaacgaaacgaaaaacttGCACCTGAAAGTTTAgtgtcgtcgtcgccgtcgttgcGGCCGTCGTGACTTCGTGAACTGTCTTCGTACTTGCGCTCGTGCCTTCGTTGCATCGAACTACCGACAGAGGGCAAAGCCAAATTCTAAGTACAAAAGGTTAGTGTTattaacacacacaatttcagttgccgttttattttttcttctgctGTTGCGGCTTTTCTATCGCATCGTTTGCACCTGTCAAAAtgttagttttatttaaatacggAATGTgcgtaaatgtgtgtgtgtgtggtgcgCAGGCAGCGGGCAGCATTTGGCCTAATTTTGAGTAGATGACAGGCAGCAACCCCAATATGCAGGGTTGcctttttctgctgctgctgctgcgtaaCCAATTGAAATTGGGGCACTAGCGAAACGACAACGAAACAGTTGAGCAAAGCAAAGACCGTAATAACCCCTAAAAATCTCAGAGAAAAGCACTacgctgcctctgctgctgatTTGGCCCAGTTACTAAATctaattgcagcagcagcgcagacGTGTGATAATAGAAATtctcgagcagcagcagcaacaacaaattttaatttgttcaaAGTACTTTTATGAAGATACATTTGTTTGCACACACTCGTACACACTCGTACAAATGCACACAAACGCACgcatacaaatgcaaatacaggCGAAACGTGCTTTGTCAGCGCATTGCTCGCTCTCCCAGAAATATCGCGCAACTTTTGTGCTCTTGCTCCTCTCTATTTGTCTCTCGTTCTTGCCTGCATGGATGCTGAGCCTGAGCCAAGCTGTCTATGCTTTTGGCGGTACATTACActtgtgtttattttgcaattgtgtgcGTGCCTGACTGACTGCATGTGTATTAGTGTGCGTGGATAGCTGGATGGGGGCGTTACTGTCATTGTTATTACTCGTCGACCTCTGCCGctagcgactgcgacgtcgccgtcgttaCTGTAATTCGAgtaactttttttatttttttgggggggtCGCTCTCTAGTTTTGTTTGTAGGACAAATTTATGTATTGATTATGCTTTTATGCATGTTCACGCAATACACTTCAGAACTATGTGATATGAGTATgataattaacaaaattgattACCGCTTTGAGGCCGGGTAGCTGCAAGTCGGGCATTGCTGGGGCGTTTTAGAGTAGAGGGGCGGTGTGGGAAAGAATCATCTGCGGTCAGCTCTTCATGCCTCGTCGCACATTTTCATTGGcataacaattttgtttgtcGTTTGTCTATTTGCATTTAACTAATTAAACGGCCCAGTGCCGCtctcttctctccctctctctctccgggCTTTTTAAAATGGTCGCTTTCCGGTGACAGTTccaatttcagtttcaattccaattccatttTCAAAACGAAGTGCGAGCAATATTCGAGAGCATATGTTCTGATTGGATTTAAATGGGGTTTACAGTGGTCTAAAGAGTGGGAAGAATACTACGccatattttcaaaacaattttcatttatctATCTTTTGTTTATTACTTACAGTCATCgctacttttgtttttatctgTATCGAAAATAGATTGATTGCCCAACACGCAAGGCACACTTTAATGGAGACATTTATCGAACCATTCGCTTGTTTATGGCGATAAAACGTGTACTCTGATAGTAAATTTGTACggacataaaaacaaaaatcggCAACGTTATTTCGCCTCTCCGTCCGTCCATTTGTCCGTCACATTCAAATGTAATTAGCGAGTTGTGGAGGGTCATCAGTTAGTTGGGGGCTGGACACGGAGTCGAGTTGATAACTGCACAAAGTCTATTTGGTAGTTGTGTGCTTTATTGGTAGCAAAGTATTACAatacttattatattaatacagTATATACTCAGTATATACGGTGAACTAATAAAGCTTATAAACAATTGCTTTTGAAATtctattcattttataataataatttaatataataataagctcatattattattgtgatcataaaattaaaaagaaacaaaattaatttggaagaaaaatatgaaaaaataaaaataatagttaaacCAACCTAGATTATCAGCAATTGCTTTTTAGCTGGAATTgctatttttcaattatattccccaaaggaaaaaatattaaaaatgctttatgttaaattattattatttgtatttattttttcctttctcTTATTGCAAAATTTTACATAATCGAATGTGAGTTCTCTTGAGCTTTCACTGTAATTCAGGTAATTCCCCGGTCCGCTTGCAGTGACAGTAAAAGCTTTTATAAATaggcaaaaataattattgtttatttcggtttctgtttttgttgctactTATTCCCGCTGCTGCTCGCGCCGTGTTGTggctttatttttgtatttatttttaaacgcAATTACGTGCGGAGCAGCGTTTGACAACGACGTTGACATTACAGAAACAGAAACGTGTGAATAGAAATATGATAAACTAATCGGATGACGTGTCGCCTTTTCAACAATACACCACATATCTAACATATATCTCTATATAGTTCTAACAATATATCTTTCTTTTCTGCTTTTCCATTTTACTTTCATGTGccgtcgtcgctgtcgcttcACGTTGCGTCTGATTGATGTTTTGGATACATGTATAATTATCGCTCTCTATATgttgtgtgtatctgtgtgtgtggcccaCATTTAATATAGGCTAAggcaacgtcgtcgtcgtcgtcgctcaAGTGCAGCCGTATAAATCCCCCATAGATACAACACGACTCGAGGTGCGGGCACCATGGACTCGCTAAAATTACCAAAAGGTTAGCATTGTTATGATGAATGAATGTGTGGAGAAACTAAATACCGagcataacaaaaatactttcgtatcatttcgttttcatttgcaggcagtggcaacagcagcgcaaGTGGCAGCAATAGCAATCTATCGATATCGGCATCCACATCCGTTGTCGGCAGCCTGGCCACATCGCCCACATCGTCGGTGCCGCCATCTGGCGGcctgacagcagcagcacttaaAGCACCGCCTGGCCTAAACAGCAGCACGCCCATCTCGGTGCGTTTCAATGCCAACGAGGAGTCGCTGGATGACATACTGCAGCAATTCCATCACAactcgcagcagcagcaacaacatcagcagcagcaacaacaacaacaacaacagcagcaccacaGTCACAGCCATAGTCACAGTCCAAGTGGCGGTGGCGATGCATCGCCCACATCCAATTTGCTGGGCATGAAGAACAACGGCAGCGTTGGCAACGCTTTGGGCATGATGGTCAATGCCTGCGATTCGCACTCGCTTTCCAGCAGCCCttcgcaacaacagcagcagcagcatctacaccaacaacagcagcaggcagcatcACTCTTTGGCGTAAGTAATCGATACACTTTGTTGCCTATCGATAGTTGGCTTAGCTTAGCTATGCGATGTGGTTTTGGAAATAGTTCTGATCGAATACCCTTACTTTgcagtaattaaaatatagtcCTTTAAAATTTAGCTTGAGGCTTAAATTATAATGTGAAATATTACAACTTAATATTATCATAATGCAGTTCAAAAGTTTACAGTATAATgtgaaatacattttgcatttttaagaTAGCTGTGGCGGTAAAGCACATTATGAgttcattatttaattgagCATTCTGGTCGTATACTCTTTCTTAGGTCAATACTAACCCGGTTACTGGTTTGCACtaatttatatagtttatttagcaaatttagtaaatttttCGAATTAGGTTTTCCATTTACCTTAAATTAATGTTACAGATATATGCAaggattatttttataatttataggatgtatatatattttatagcatTCGTATACGTATCGCATGTCGCATATGTAATCCTAATTTTcagtaattatattttttttttaatttatttaatattatttcttacatattttttatattgtgcTCGCACAGAAAGCGTATTCAACAGTCGGCTTGCTCTAtagcattttcttttcttttccgCTTCATGTTTCTTCGTTGACTTATCAAAAGTACCGCAAGCAGTCAGCTGGGGCACTGTGATTCATTTTGATATGTCATAACTGGCGTTAATCGCAATTAGAGGCAAGGCAATTTTGAGTTGTGTATATAATTTGAGATTCATTTGTCGGGACCTCGGACATTGGACAGTGTGGACAATTAGCATTTAGTTGTTTCAATTAGTGGcagatttatttgatttgcaacGCGTGTTTCATTTGTTCGCAATACAGTAACTAGTAGTTTTCACTTTTAAGcggaatttatttttgttttcattttgtttcaaaGTGTGTTGTGTTCCTAGCAGCACACAGTGTCAGCTGTTTTTTGGCCCGCTTGCTTGCTGTGGTGTTATTTTTGTGCCTCGCCTCGCGTTAgtgtcaatttaatttgtagttGAAGCGTCTATTTTTATGCGCGCAAATATTCTGCCAACAAAAATTTGGTGAACAGATGTGCTGCTTTTGATATTTGATTGCAAAACCACTTGGCAGAAGAATTACTCATTGTTGCAAAATACATAATGCTAACTATACTtgtgtctcgctctctctcgcagAACGACGAGGTAAATCTGCGCAACAGCTATCTACAGAGCGGtggaggaggcggaggcggcggcggAGGTTTCTTCAATCGCAAAAGGTGAGTGAGCCTGACAACTACAATTGCCATTATTACACACAGCTCGacataaagaaaaaaagaaaggaattTACTCTCGTtgacattgtttttgttggtgttgttgttgttgctgttttgggCGCGCGCCATGCCAAATTGAtcacacatacacccacacaaCACTTGCctacatacatgcatattacATGCTGTAATAATTGTATGTGTACACACTGTTTTAATTCCGACTCAAAACGCCATCTGGCGAGCATAGTTTTTGAGCTTTGGTGCGTGCTAATCGCAAATTATAAACACTGGTTTCTtgtgtgcaaaaataaataacgaTGACGGCTGCCTGTTGCACATTTGCTGCAAAAAGTTCGTTGACCGAAAGtttgactttgattttttgtactctttttatttgtgcatttttaatgcatttgccTCCCACCCTTGACTACTATGGctaacgacaacgacgacggccTTAAACTTAAAGCTCGCTGCGCACCCCCCGCTTGGGCAGCAACTCTTGTAAAGTGCACTACAGCAGCCACTGTGCTTTGTTTATGTGTCGCTTGTATTCAAAAACTCTACCAATAgacataaaaaatacatacacaaagtgtgtatgtgtgtgtgtaagtacTTCTAGAACTAAGTACAGGGCCCCCGTCTGGGTCTTGGCCGGCTTGCGTGGGAAGGCCGGGATCGTCGCGTCGTCTGGCGtggttcacacacacacacacccagacacacaaatacataagCACACACAGGAGGAGgctttgccatttgccatttcacattttaaatactgaaatgcATGTCTAGGTGCTTACCtgcgtttttttcttttattgatttacatgatgtgtatgtgtatgtgtgtgtgtgcattttagGCCCATCAGCTGTCGGCTTTTCGATTTGTCTGTCAATCAAAAGTTTCCGATTGAAATCTTTGAACTGCGGCgggtatacatatatttttcgCAGCTCCATCTCCGACTGCTTTATTTCCgctacaattttcaattaacttttaaacttttttgctaattgcatttgctataattgcatttcacaACACTACACCACCAACCATCACTGCGATTGGTTGTAGCGACACCTGGTGACTGCGCTTATCAGGCGCAGACACGCTTGCTTCCCTCCCTGTCATCTCCCCCCTCCCAGCTAAGAGCTAAGTGAGCAGAACGTTGCTCGACGTCGTTGTCGgttttttatggtttttatCTATTTACACTTGTACACGTTTCTATATGTTATAATACATTTCATCATCTGCCGCagacaacatcaacagcatcagcagcagcagcggcaacatcatcatctgcATTTGCATCCACCATCCTCATTAAGAGCCCAGAGCTCTCAATCCCAACAGAAcacaatacaaacacacacacacagaatcaACCATCCACCTACCCATTACCTTGCCCCATGGCAACgtcaacattttaaattacaaaaatttttccATGCAATTTCATGTCTGGGGCTGGCCTTACAGTTTGGCAGCCACTGTGCTTAGTCAATCAATTAGCATGGCCATGCGAGAGAGCTTCGCATTAATAGTAGAAGCAGagaagcaacaacaccaacaaaacGAAACACGAAACgtaacgaaaagaaaacaaaacaatacaaatgaTACAAATTTGAACTAGTTTCCGATGTCCATTAACCATTCCACTTATTTAACCCATTGCCGCCCACTGTGCGTGTTTTaactctctctatctcactctctaaatatatgtaacaaacttttttgttatttattttggccaatattttttgttttgttggttcGGTGAAACTTTCGTTATTCTGGGCCGTTGCTATCTTTGCAGCACAGTCTTAAATAGAAGCGACTatattaacaaacaaaacacacaaaaaatcaaataacgaTTAAAAGATAAGGCATAAGCAATTTGTTGTATACTCTACATACGTATGTGTATCGTTAATcgttgttatcgttatcgcaGTAAATAACCAAAATACCGTGCAGTGTCAAGTGTTtggaattttgttttgccaacaGTTTGTTCAGTGCATTTTGAAACTAACCGCAACTAGTGCTGCTCAAACTGCGCCCAATTTttaacagccaacagccagcGCATCTTTAACTGTACGTTCATATATTCTGATtggaaaataagaataaacaaaaaaaaataccaccACTAGCAccaccaaccaaccaaccaccACCCACCACACCATAAATtcaccacagcagcaacaacaacaacactgtATCCTCctacaccaaaaaaaaaacaaaaatccacCACCAcaaccaacaactacaacagcaacaacaacaacaacaattgaaaaacggcagcaacaaaaatcgtcaatataaagaaaaacatcaaataataaaaatatataaaaattaggAGCAATTTATTGAGAACAATTTTATAGCATTTGCTTCAATTTAGGGTTCGGCAATAAACTTGCTTAAAAAGACAACCACACGCCCAGTGTAACAAAAGTAATACATATAAAactacatacaatatatatagttaaatttattcaaattccTGATTTCGATTACGATTTTGCATTCTGATTTTCTTTCGTGAGttcttttcaattatttaattaacgcTGGGCGGCAATGCGAATCTCCCCGACTTTCGACTAATTTTTGCATCTCTctattttacaataataataattataatatattccaTCCCTCAATTTGAAGCAAAttctttaaacaaattgctcctttttataatgaaaccaaaaacaaaacaaaaaaaaagaaacatttctAATAGTTTAAATTACAAACACACGTAAATCAAATTGCCAATGAAAAAAGCATCTTCATCTGTTCTCGTTACCTTccctgcagctgcagcggtATGCCGCCCAATCTCAATCTCAACAAGCTGCCAccgcagctgcaacagcagcagctctcaCCCAATCTGAGTGCgctgcatcatcatcatcagcagcagcaacaacagcagcagcaacgtgaTGGCGGACACAGTCCATCCTCACCCGGAGGCGGCggtggaggcggaggaggaggtggtGGATCACCTTACAATGGCTCACAAGCGGGCTGCAGCAGTGGCGGCATCTCGCCCATACCACAGATGTCCATGCCGGGCGTGTCGCCCAAATACAGACGCAGCATATCCTTCCCCATCAAGGGCAGCTCCCCAACGGCGCTCTACGGTTGCCCCGGTTCTCACATGGATGGAGGAATGGGAGGCGGTGCCGGACCAGGTCCGGGACACATGAATATACCAACGCTGTCGATTGGGAATGGCGCTGGCATGGGCACAGCGGGTGCCACAGGCGGAGGCGATGCGCCGTATTTGGGCAACAGCTATGGCAACATGATGGCCACCAACGGACAGTTGCATCATGGAGGCGGTGGCCTGGACAATTCTCTGAGCGATTACATGCGTGGCATGTCGCTGGGAGGCGGCGCCGGTGGCGACAACAACATGGGACTCCTGAACGATCGCGGCGGCATGCGAGGATTAGGTGGAGGAGGTGGTGCAGTTGGCGTTGGCAATAAGCACCTCAGCGAAGCGGATGCCATGGCCATTGCGGCGAGCAATGATCCCACAGTCTATCTGAACGCCCTGAAGATGGGTTCACCCTCGCGTCTCTCGCCCCATTCGCCGCACTCTCCGATTCAGGGAGGGAATGGAGGTAATGCTGGCGATGGGACCGCGCGGTTCTCCCGCAAGGTGTTTGTGGGTGGACTGCCACCGGATATCGATGAGGATGAGATTACCACATCGTTTCGACGTTTCGGACCGCTGGTTGTCGACTGGCCACACAAGGCGGAGTCCAAATCGTATTTTCCGCCCAAGGGTTATGCGTTTCTGCTGTTCCAGGACGAGAGCAGTGTGCAGC of Drosophila nasuta strain 15112-1781.00 chromosome 3, ASM2355853v1, whole genome shotgun sequence contains these proteins:
- the LOC132790948 gene encoding translational regulator orb2-like isoform X4, with amino-acid sequence MDSLKLPKGSGNSSASGSNSNLSISASTSVVGSLATSPTSSVPPSGGLTAAALKAPPGLNSSTPISVRFNANEESLDDILQQFHHNSQQQQQHQQQQQQQQQQQHHSHSHSHSPSGGGDASPTSNLLGMKNNGSVGNALGMMVNACDSHSLSSSPSQQQQQQHLHQQQQQAASLFGNDEVNLRNSYLQSGGGGGGGGGGFFNRKSCSGMPPNLNLNKLPPQLQQQQLSPNLSALHHHHQQQQQQQQQRDGGHSPSSPGGGGGGGGGGGGSPYNGSQAGCSSGGISPIPQMSMPGVSPKYRRSISFPIKGSSPTALYGCPGSHMDGGMGGGAGPGPGHMNIPTLSIGNGAGMGTAGATGGGDAPYLGNSYGNMMATNGQLHHGGGGLDNSLSDYMRGMSLGGGAGGDNNMGLLNDRGGMRGLGGGGGAVGVGNKHLSEADAMAIAASNDPTVYLNALKMGSPSRLSPHSPHSPIQGGNGGNAGDGTARFSRKVFVGGLPPDIDEDEITTSFRRFGPLVVDWPHKAESKSYFPPKGYAFLLFQDESSVQQLIDSCITDEDKLYLCVSSPTIKDKAVQIRPWRLADADYVLDATMSLDPRKTVFVGGVPRPLKAFELAMIMDRLYGGVCYAGIDTDPELKYPKGAGRVAFSNQQSYIAAISARFVQLQHGDIDKRVEVKPYVLDDQMCDECEGQRCGGKFAPFFCANVTCLQYYCEHCWAVIHSRPGREYHKPLVKEGADRPRAVPFRWC